The following proteins are encoded in a genomic region of Candidatus Hydrogenedentota bacterium:
- a CDS encoding proprotein convertase P-domain-containing protein, with translation MRSLAVLLVSLAAVVCCAEAGAAKARPGRIAVLEVPVLNAGTLRVLREGDFDVDRGPRPGVLRVYATDAEVGLLDRLGVDYKVTGYQPDPPDFGVFDKALGTYHSYSEMAAMLQDYADAHPGVCRLVNVGNSHQGRGLWALLITDNPDVEEDEPEFKYVSTIHGDEPLGMEMCLYFIDLLLTSYGAATTEGQRITALLDETAIWVMPLMNPDGHVAGTRYNAQGYDLNRNFPSYVADGADGNIYDGDPLDTAGRPTEVQRVMEWTAAHSFTQSANLHGGALLVNYPYDEGDAPPNTYDACPDDSLFIYISERYSYYNSPMWNSSEFYHGITNGSAWYTVYGGMQDWNYRYVSCNEVTIELSNSKRPNQSTLPTYWANNKESMLTYLEQSLRGVRGVVTDAETGAPLYAKIETGGIAHPVYTDPDVGDYHRMLLPGSYVVTISAPGYAPQTISPVVVAAGPATRLDIALAPPGEGEGEGEGEGEGEGEGAPSCTAYESIDVPKSIADNAYTVSTLQIAGAATIEDVDVHLDIAHTYTGDISAVVESPSGTTVLLFLNLGGSGDNYTGTIFDDEAPGSIIFASPPFTGRFQPQGALSDIDGESAEGTWTLSILDDAFGDTGTLLSWGLCLQLGSAEGEGEGEGEGEGEGEGEGEGEGEGEGEGEGEGEGEGEGEGEGEGEGEGEGEGEGEGEGEGEGEG, from the coding sequence GTGAGAAGTCTTGCCGTTCTTCTTGTCTCGTTGGCGGCGGTCGTGTGTTGCGCGGAGGCGGGCGCCGCGAAGGCGCGTCCGGGCCGGATTGCCGTCCTTGAAGTGCCGGTTCTGAATGCCGGCACGCTGCGCGTGCTGCGGGAAGGCGATTTCGACGTGGACCGCGGCCCGCGCCCCGGCGTCCTGCGCGTCTACGCAACGGATGCGGAAGTCGGGCTGCTGGACCGGCTGGGGGTGGACTACAAGGTTACGGGCTATCAGCCGGACCCGCCGGATTTCGGCGTGTTCGACAAGGCTCTCGGCACGTATCACAGCTACTCGGAAATGGCCGCGATGCTCCAGGACTATGCGGACGCGCATCCCGGCGTGTGCCGGCTGGTGAACGTGGGCAATTCTCACCAGGGCCGGGGGTTGTGGGCCTTGCTTATCACGGACAACCCGGATGTCGAGGAGGACGAGCCGGAATTCAAATACGTCTCGACGATTCACGGCGACGAGCCGCTTGGCATGGAGATGTGCCTGTATTTCATCGACCTGCTCCTGACGTCCTATGGTGCGGCGACGACGGAAGGTCAGCGCATCACCGCGCTCCTTGATGAAACGGCCATCTGGGTCATGCCGCTGATGAATCCGGACGGGCATGTCGCGGGGACGCGCTACAACGCGCAGGGCTACGACCTGAACCGGAATTTCCCCAGTTACGTGGCCGACGGTGCGGATGGCAACATCTACGACGGCGACCCGCTCGACACGGCAGGACGCCCTACCGAAGTGCAGCGGGTTATGGAGTGGACCGCGGCGCACAGCTTTACGCAATCGGCGAATCTCCACGGCGGCGCGCTGTTGGTCAACTATCCTTACGATGAGGGCGACGCCCCGCCAAACACGTATGACGCCTGCCCCGACGACAGCCTGTTCATCTACATTTCCGAGCGGTACTCGTATTACAACTCGCCGATGTGGAACAGTTCGGAGTTTTATCACGGCATCACGAACGGGTCGGCGTGGTACACAGTCTACGGCGGCATGCAGGACTGGAATTACCGCTACGTGAGTTGCAACGAGGTCACGATCGAGTTGTCCAATTCGAAGCGGCCCAACCAGTCGACGCTGCCAACTTATTGGGCGAACAACAAGGAATCGATGCTCACGTATCTCGAGCAGTCGCTCCGGGGCGTTCGCGGCGTCGTCACCGATGCGGAAACGGGCGCGCCGCTCTACGCAAAGATCGAAACAGGCGGCATAGCGCACCCCGTGTATACTGACCCGGATGTGGGTGACTACCACCGTATGCTGCTGCCAGGCAGTTACGTCGTCACGATTTCCGCGCCGGGCTACGCACCCCAGACCATAAGCCCTGTGGTCGTGGCGGCTGGACCCGCTACACGCCTGGATATCGCGCTCGCGCCCCCCGGGGAGGGAGAAGGAGAGGGAGAGGGGGAAGGCGAAGGGGAGGGTGAAGGCGCGCCGTCTTGCACGGCTTACGAGAGCATCGATGTGCCCAAGTCTATCGCGGACAATGCGTATACCGTTTCGACACTGCAGATTGCCGGCGCGGCCACGATTGAGGATGTGGACGTACACCTGGACATCGCACACACCTATACGGGCGATATATCCGCCGTGGTCGAATCCCCCAGCGGCACGACAGTCCTGTTGTTCTTGAACCTGGGCGGTTCCGGTGACAATTACACCGGTACTATCTTCGATGACGAGGCCCCCGGCTCAATCATCTTTGCATCGCCTCCTTTCACAGGGCGTTTTCAACCGCAGGGCGCCCTGAGCGACATCGACGGCGAATCCGCCGAAGGTACGTGGACACTGTCCATTCTGGATGACGCGTTCGGCGACACGGGCACGCTTCTGAGCTGGGGCTTGTGCCTACAGTTAGGTTCGGCTGAGGGTGAAGGCGAGGGCGAAGGCGAGGGGGAAGGTGAAGGAGAAGGCGAGGGCGAAGGCGAGGGTGAAGGTGAAGGCGAAGGCGAAGGCGAGGGCGAAGGCGAGGGTGAAGGTGAAGGCGAAGGGGAAGGTGAAGGGGAAGGTGAAGGGGAAGGTGAAGGCGAAGGCGAGGGTGAAGGTGAAGGTGAGGGG